One genomic window of Caenorhabditis elegans chromosome I includes the following:
- the W05F2.4 gene encoding uncharacterized protein (Confirmed by transcript evidence), giving the protein MSIYQKRWSSVGSGASPSASISRSTPTATNVLSSGVEPSTVGTSWNSVRWNKPSTSYRANLASRFENNSTANSNSSYTPQRTSRFLSSAAKNAADLASIGPSVSSRASRFDTTNMANKEKYRNEARDLINKWSSRERNSNISNTYRSPAPRSTFRSTDSLATSGTSGAGSTGYSNTAYRTSTSLTPTRPVLPSSSTASRYSTERPSLLSPSPTPTLHTTPKADRPWRQRMAESSRIRSTLGDDYRSRQSSVESSVFSPTSRFTSASSYVPYSYRNRSDDPPASTTRTSVLDRSTSRSKSPTRDSLPSRTPSQAPKNPSIRESSKERDADKQKKKSAKERTARRNSRQNSQQDSSSDEEINRLMRSRSGSQVRRKPRKKSQVETEKLIVVEQKDTVMNRSMQSSLYETGVEDSALIQSLTSQINESLTALNLTAESEGFQSCAVSPLAPSISRSSSKHGIVKNQIIKSPSLVEVLGLPRSDSKTSLKPSESSHIDDESQYSAVAHFKPNKVKRLAPVPGLWKSGAENEEFISRNKRFAKENAKGEAENIFPLKNLEKATKSLKIPEKKKPAVLKTKVDPKPEVKPVEKKPVSKPAAVKISEKPKAATAPEAPKTPTKVAPETQKTEPPVPAPRAQAVQKTKESAPASTPASASAPTPAPATSKPTPTAVKPAETPKTPAKPVPEKVQVPAVVKVAPEKVKSPTTAVEPKKSAPAVPTVTEKPKEAPKETPKPGIEKKKVLLKKKKIIPIDDEVEAPKVLSEQNTEISKVFSRRAWGAQKTEKKMKLRNEMKGISIRCKAAGNQTTQIEEHYRRKPQAERATVLVDTPVKDVNYSVCKISVREKRKKVEKKPVVEEVVDAPAPPSLSQSFIESTENMSRSVSVASRASDTRASIILDEMRGTEAAVEWTRDLDIDDELDHYNGILVLPDKSILEQYISRKRGKIDRYRGLRPSSMCSYVSDNCASPCPSTVSELCLPSSVLVHEPRRRAQYSAEPTDHCITPVPLNSTPRGFTTKKEPPPVIKPVPFEAPKTLFEKMIQDQANRNRTVTTSETRDASPRRGSASGSQEEGMSAISQQFAAAAAAGNGHGSVRYAAHIPVRSTESSGRMSTGSVDSQQSGGTLDAASKNIDHVIDQARHRHHQHRSKFKEAIDYLDQIFEDLKKECDPDDKNNNDENNKPFDPPPTFVAVKKKPTPLATSSASTTAPAAKIASASDSKKPASSSSTISVKPTVRQKTSETSKSKPLQQAPPSPVEVVIPVRKLSQGATNNQAEPTVAETIVLAKKTDKMDFTRRWLQDDLKSLAHLPPANIAPNASYYQDFDEHSLGSCSAEVAAFNTTKEKKNGSKASRKVSDSSDMIRPRPFRPQPVYPMVDGFNGPSAFEPFSSHTLPRVASNDQIPSEMKRSGSQDPYNTLRSMRSEGDGFDSARPSPSAFQQVSPFHRGSSMRSSLRSLPDHSPVRQKNSSYEVAAKDPVLSIDQLVAELELNTENTFSPADKRRSFPTSFGRPQAHQAQQHHAPSDYEKPNRFRAETRHAPTRGRAQNFVAPVAEPMTSKAPIYSQAVRPKQQQQQKSLDEVTSMLNRAVSQFGNEQRQAYQHPTAYKQLSQQSFGSVHSNNAFETINQEKINPSRVEAMHNMFERGTAPTSWKMQQKDSYEDRSQKMSPLQEVTYASLNSYSPPPPPPSHPLPQNGSHGMARNTSQNQISYHEYTPQPPTTQPPQRPPGSANSSQGGYYSSNSSGIGSNYPQNQQNQMYNNPRRSLIIDQQSISSRMPSVENDDDDGFYDNIGIYNDDRRYSRGSELETSASFRQLPPASNTSKHNRIGSFLRKIGGGSSRPPGSAASLMSLNKIANETIIKPGGLMKSNSLSNEPWKKVMLNGGASMPREANNNHKTGLGARLKNSLFGSRKRLDG; this is encoded by the exons Atgtcaatttatcaaaaaag ATGGTCATCAGTAGGCAGCGGCGCTTCACCGTCTGCATCAATTTCTAGATCAACTCCGACAGCGACAAATGTTCTTTCCAGTGGTGTAGAGCCATCTACAGTCGGAACAAG ctggaatTCAGTCCGATGGAATAAGCCATCAACATCCTATCGGGCCAACCTGGCGTCTCGCTTTGAGAACAACTCAACTGCAAACTCGAACAGCAGTTACACTCCACAAAGAACTTCCAG atttctgagCTCCGCCGCCAAGAATGCCGCCGACCTTGCCAG catcgGACCGTCGGTAAGTTCTAGAGCATCACGATTCGATACCACGAATATGGCAAATAAGGAAAAGTACAGAAACGAG GCACGAGATCTTATCAACAAGTGGTCGAGTCGGGAGCGGAATTCAAATA TCTCCAACACTTATCGATCGCCGGCTCCGCGGAGCACATTTCGATCTACCGACTCATTGGCGACATCTGGGACCTCTGGAGCAGGGAGCACGGGTTATTCGAACACAG CTTACCGAACATCAACATCCCTTACCCCAACACGTCCGGTGCTTCCCTCATCATCCACAGCATCTCGATATTCAACAGAGAGGCCAAGTCTATTGTCTCCATCTCCGACACCTACACTACA CACGACACCGAAAGCGGATCGTCCGTGGCGTCAACGAATGGCCGAGTCGTCGCGCATCCGTTCGACGCTCGGCGACGAC TACCGATCCCGACAAAGCTCAGTTGAAAGTTCTGTGTTCTCGCCGACGTCACGTTTTACCAGCGCCTCGTCCTATGtaccgtactcctaccgtaACCGAAGCGACGATCCACCAGCATCAACGACACGAACAAGTGTGCTAGATAGAAGCACATCTAG atcaaaatcTCCAACAAGGGATAGTTTACCGTCTCGTACCCCATCACAAGCTCCCAAGAATCCGTCGATTAGAGAGTCGAGCAAGGAGCGAGACGCAGAcaaacagaagaagaagagtgCCAAAGAAAGAA CTGCTCGCCGTAATTCGCGACAAAACAGTCAACAAGACAGCTCATCCGACGAGGAAATAAATCGATTGATGAGAAGCCGATCGGGCTCACAGGTACGAAGGAAACCACGGAAGAAGAGTCAGGTGGAAACAGAGAAGCTAATTGTCGTCGAGCAAAAGGATACTGTAATG AATCGCTCAATGCAGTCGTCACTGTACGAGACAGGAGTCGAAGATTCAGCTCTAATTCAATCACTCACTTCTCAAATCAACG AGTCTTTAACAGCATTGAATCTAACTGCGGAAAGTGAGGGATTCCAATCGTGCGCCGTGTCACCACTTGCTCCATCAATATCCAGAAGCAGCTCCAAACATGGGAtagttaaaaatcaaattatta aatccCCATCGCTAGTTGAAGTGCTGGGGCTACCGCGTAGCGACTCGAAGACAAGTTTGAAG CCATCCGAATCCTCCCACATTGATGACGAGTCTCAGTACAGTGCCGTTGCTCATTTTAAGCCTAATAAG GTGAAACGATTGGCTCCAGTGCCGGGATTATGGAAGTCGGGCGCCGAGAACGAAGAGTTCATCTCGCGAAACAAACGATTCGCAAA agaaaatgcCAAAGGTGAAGCTGAGAACATCTTCCCActcaaaaacttggaaaaagcaacaaaatctctaaaaatcccagagaagaagaagccagCGGTGCTGAAAACCAAAGTGGATCCGAAGCCAGAAGTGAAGCCAGTGGAGAAGAAGCCTGTTTCAAAACCGGCTGcagtgaaaatttctgaaaagccAAAGGCTGCCACGGCTCCAGAAGCTCCTAAAACTCCAACAAAAGTAGCTCCggaaactcaaaaaacggAGCCTCCAGTCCCTGCCCCTAGAGCCCAGGCAGTTCAAAAGACGAAAGAGTCTGCTCCAGCATCAACTCCAGCTTCAGCCTCAGCGCCAACTCCAGCTCCAGCCACATCCAAACCAACTCCGACTGCAGTGAAACCAGCTGAAACTCCAAAGACGCCTGCAAAACCAGTTCCTGAAAAAGTCCAGGTTCCTGCTGTTGTCAAAGTTGCtccagaaaaagtgaaatcacCTACTACTGCTGTTGAGCCAAAGAAATCAGCTCCAGCTGTACCTACTGTGactgaaaaaccaaaagaagCTCCGAAGGAGACTCCAAAGCCAGgaatcgaaaagaaaaaagtg ctactgaaaaagaagaaaatcatTCCGATTGATGATGAAGTTGAGGCACCAAAAGTGCTCAGCGAGCAGAACactgaaatatcaaaagtaTTTTCAAGAAGAGCATGGGGAGCacaaaaaaccgagaaaaagatgaaattgagaaatgagaTGAAGGGAATTTCAATTCGTTGCAAGGCGGCTGGAAATCAAACAACTCAAATTGAAGAGCACTATCGTAGGAAACCACAAGCCGAAAGAGCTACG gttcttgTGGATACTCCTGTTAAAGATGTGAATTATAGTGTTTGCAAGATTTCAGTGAGAGAGAAGAGGAAGAAAGT TGAAAAGAAACCTGTCGTCGAAGAAGTGGTTGATGCGCCGGCGCCACCATCTCTATCTCAATCATTCATCGAATCAACTGAAAACATGTCCCGTTCGGTGTCGGTTGCATCCCGAGCATCCGACACTCGAGCATCGATTATTCTTGATGAAATGCGTGGAACCGAGGCGGCTGTGGAATGGACACGTGATTTGGATATTGATGATGAGCTTGATCATTATAATGGAATTCTTGTACTTCCGGATAAATCGATTCTCGAACAATACATCTCACGGAAACGTGGGAAAATCGATCGATATCGAGGGCTTCGGCCGTCTTCGATGTGCTCCTATGTTTCAGATAATTGTGCATCACCATGCCCATCAACTGTCTCGGAACTTTGTCTTCCATCTTCCG TATTGGTGCACGAGCCCCGCCGGCGTGCTCAATACAGTGCGGAGCCCACTGACCATTGCATCACCCCAGTCCCATTGAACTCAACGCCACGTGGATTTACAACAAAGAAAGAACCTCCACCGGTGATTAAACCTGTACCATTCGAGGCACCCAAGACACTCTTCGAAAAGATGATTCAAGATCAGGCAAATCGTAATCGGACGGTTACTACTTCAGAG ACCCGCGACGCGTCGCCCCGACGTGGATCTGCATCGGGATCTCAGGAAGAAG GAATGTCAGCCATCTCCCAACAGTTTGCGGCGGCCGCCGCAGCAGGGAATGGCCATGGCTCCGTTCGTTACGCGGCTCATATTCCGGTCCGAAGCACTGAAAGCAGCGGCAGGATGAGCACAGGAAGTGTTGATAGTCAGCAAAG CGGTGGCACCCTTGACGCAGCGTCGAAGAACATTGACCATGTGATAGATCAGGCACGACACCGTCACCATCAACACAGAAGCAAGTTCAAAGAAGCCATTGATTACCTGGATCAGATATTTGAAGACTTGAAGAAAGAGTGTGAT cccGACGACAAAAATAACAACGACGAGAATAACAAGCCATTTGATCCACCACCAACATTTGTAGCCGTAAAGAAGAAGCCAACTCCacttgccacgtcatcagctTCAACTACTGCACCGGCAGCAAAGATCGCATCTGCGTCCGATTCGAA AAAGccggcttcttcttcttctactatTTCTGTGAAGCCTACGGTTCGACAGAAGACGTCTGAAACTTCGAAGAGCAAGCCTTTGCAACAG GCTCCGCCGTCCCCTGTGGAAGTTGTGATTCCGGTCCGAAAGCTGTCACAAGGTGCAACAAATAATCAGGCGGAG ccaacaGTCGCTGAAACTATTGTGCTCGCcaagaaaactgataaaatggaTTTCACGCGACGGTGGTTGCAAGATGATTTGAAGTCGTTGGCTCATCTTCCGCCAGCCAATATTGCTCCGAATGCG tcatactaCCAAGATTTCGACGAGCATTCGCTGGGAAGTTGCAGTGCAGAAGTGGCCGCCTTCAACACtacaaaagaaaagaaaaatggttcaaaagCATCGCGAAAAGTATCCGATTCATCGGATATGATTCGTCCACGACCATTCCGTCCTCAACCAGTCTACCCAATGGTTGACGGATTCAATGGTCCATCCGCATTCGAGCCATTCTCATCACACACACTTCCACGTGTCGCATCTAATGATCAGATTCCGAGTGAAATGAAGAGGTCGGGATCACAGGATCCATACAACACACTTCGTTCGATGCGTTCTGAAGGTGATGGATTCGATTCAGCACGTCCATCACCGTCTGCATTCCAACAAGTATCTCCATTTCATCGTGGAAGTTCGATGAGATCATCACTCCGATCTTTGCCCGATCATTCGCCAGTTAGACAGAAGAATAGTAGTTATGAAGTTGCTGCGAAAGATCCAGTGTTATCGATTGATCAGTTGGTTGCCGAGTTGGAATTGAATACGGAAAAT accttCTCCCCAGCAGACAAACGTCGCTCATTCCCAACATCCTTCGGCAGACCCCAAGCACATCAAGCTCAGCAACACCATGCTCCAAGTGACTACGAGAAGCCGAATAGGTTCCGAGCAGAGACAAGGCATGCTCCAACAAGAGGAAGAGCTCAGAACTTTGTGGCTCCTGTCGCGGAGCCAATGACCTCAAAAGCTCCCATCTATTCCCAGGCTGTCCGTCCGAAACAACAGCAACAGCAAAAGTCGCTGGACGAGGTGACGAGCATGCTCAACAGAGCAGTTTCTCAGTTTGGAAATGAGCAACGTCAGGCTTATCAGCATCCGACGGCCTACAAGCAGCTGAGCCAACAATCTTTTGGATCAGTTCATTCGAATAATGCATTTGAGACTATAAATCAGGAAAAGATAAATCCAAGTCGTGTGGAGGCTATGCATAATATGTTTGAAAGAGGCACGGCGCCGACGTCTTGGAAAATGCAGCAGAAGGATTCGTATGAGGATAGAAGTCAG aaaatgtcaCCCCTGCAAGAGGTCACCTACGCCTCACTGAACAGCTATTcccctccaccaccaccaccatcacaTCCGCTTCCCCAAAATGGAAGTCATGGAATGGCTCGAAACACGTCCCAAAATCAGATATCGTATCACGAGTACACTCCTCAGCCACCGACGACTCAGCCACCACAGAGGCCGCCGGGCTCGGCCAACTCGTCGCAGGGTGGATACTATTCGTCGAATAGTTCGGGCATAGGATCAAACTATCCACAGAATCAGCAGAATCAAATGTACAAT AATCCACGACGCAGTCTGATCATTGATCAACAGTCGATTTCCTCGAGAATGCCTTCCGTGGAAAATGATGATGACGACGGGTTCTATGACAACATTGGAATT TATAACGATGATCGTCGATATTCCCGTGGCAGTGAACTTGAAACGTCGGCCTCGTTCCGTCAACTTCCTCCCGCTTCCAATACATCCAAACACAACCGAATCGGATCGTTCCTTCGAAAGATCGGAGGCGGTTCGAGTCGGCCACCGGGCAGTGCGGCGAGTTTGATGTCGTTGAATAAGATTGCAAATGAGACGATCATCAAACCGGGAGGGCTCATGAAGAGCAATAGTTTGAGCAATGAACCATGGAAGAAGGTGATGCTCAACGGAGGTGCAAGTATGCCAAGAGAAG caaaCAACAATCACAAAACCGGTCTCGGAGCACGACTCAAAAACTCATTGTTCGGCTCACGAAAACGATTGGACGGTTAA